One window of the Anas acuta chromosome 12, bAnaAcu1.1, whole genome shotgun sequence genome contains the following:
- the RAMAC gene encoding RNA guanine-N7 methyltransferase activating subunit: MTSLLDIPLDYEKMFAHRFTSDDKEYQEYLKRPADLPPIVEEWRNRSGGNQRRERFQDGRYFRGDRYNWQGDHRSNQRPERGWGNNYQQHRQGQSYSSHYGQYGYNSYNPGPRYHPY; the protein is encoded by the exons ATGACTTCGCTTTTAGACATTCCCCTGGATTATGAAAAGATGTTTGCTCATCGGTTCACATCAGATGATAAAGAATACCAAGAATACCTGAAACGCCCTGCAGATCTCCCTCCTATTGTTGAAGAATGGAGAAACAGATCTGGTGGCAACCAGAGAAGAGAACG GTTTCAAGATGGCAGATATTTTAGAGGGGACAGATACAACTGGCAAGGTGACCACAGATCTAATCAGAGGCCAGAAAGAGGTTGGGGTAACAActaccagcagcacagacaagGACAGTCTTACTCTTCCCACTATGGACAATATGGCTACAACTCCTACAACCCAGGCCCTCGTTACCATCCCTACTGA